In Streptococcus pneumoniae, the sequence AAGAATAGGATGGACTTAAAAAGTGGTTGAGATTATTTATTTTCTAATCATTATAATAGCTAGTGGATTGGGTTCTATATCAGGCATGGGTGGTGGAATTATAATTAAGCCACTTATGGATAGTTTTGGATACCATTCGGTCAGTGATATTGCTTTTTATTCTAGTTTCTCTGTTTTTATAATGGCGATTATTTCAACAATCAAAAGATTTTCACAAAGTAAAGAGATAAAATGGAGATTGATTTTTACGGTATCCTTTTCTTCTGTTTTAGGAGGATTTCTAGGTCATCTTATTTTTCAAGTTTTGTTATCTCAATTATCAGTACGGCTAGTATCCATTGTTCAAATGATTTTACTATTTGTGATGCTACTTGTATCATTTGTTTTAACAGATTTTAAAAAAACTTATCAATTTGATAAGATAGGATTCTATATGATTTGTGGTCTTCTATTGGGCTTGATTTCTAGTTTTTTAGGGATTGGTGGTGGTCCGCTCAATGTATCTTTATTGATGGTGTTTTTTTCTATTTCGATAAAAGAAGCAACGATGTATTCTCTTGCAATTATTTTCTTTTCCCAGCTGTCTCATTTGGCTACAATTGTTGTGGTTACAGGTTTAAATCAGTATCATTTAGCACCTGTTCCAGTTATTTTTCTTGCTTCTATATGCGGAGGGGTATTGGGGACGGTTGTATCAAAAGTCTTACCTGAAAATTGGGTAAGATACTGTTTTAAAGGGATGTTATTCTGTGTCATGGGAATGACTTTATATAATTTATTTCATATTTTGTAAGGTCAGTGTGAAAATATTTAAATAGACTTCCTGTAAAAACTGGATTTAACGCCCTCTATTTGTCAAATTAAGCTAGACAGTCTTACCAACTCAGAAAATACCTGATGAGGTATTTGGTATCCAAAGGATTTAGGTGGGATGTGATTTCTTGAGGCTGGGAAAAAGTTTTTAAAATTAAAAAATGCATAATATCAGGTGTTGGAAAAACTTTGATACTATGCGTTTTATTGTGGGAATATTTATTTCATTTTCTCCTGAAATTGAGTTTTTGTCCAGCCTAAAATTCTTGACTGACTTCGTTGAAATCTGTCTGCTTTGGCAAGTCATGACACCTTAAAAGTCTATTTGAATGTTCGTTGAGACGCCGCTGTCTTGGACATCCTAGATTCGCAAAAAAGCTCTCACTATCGTGATGATTGGAAATATCTTTCCATTTTGAAAACTCTTTTCCACAGTCAAACGTAATAGATTTAAAGAGGTTCACTAGAAATTGTGCCAGCCACCCTTGGATGGATTCTGCCATATCCTTTGCCTTACGACTCTTGGTCTTCAAACTGACAATCAATTGACTATACCTGTTCGCTCACAAATAGGAGAGAACTTTTTACGAAAATCTAATGAATATGCCATAAGAACATTATACCGCAACGTGTACTATTTTTGGTTCATTTTACTATAGAAACTATTGAAGCACCTGTACGAAAATATATCATGAAAAAGGGGAGATAGAAAGCAAACAGCCTTGAAATCAATGTTGACTGCGATTATGAACCTGAATCAGCCCCTCAAAAGAGACTGTATATGAATGAACGTTACCAGTGTTTAAAAACTAAAGAATATCAGGCACTTTTATCTTCCAAGGGTAGACAAATTTTCGCTAAACGTAAGATTGATATGAAATCTGTCTTTGGACAGATAAAGGTTTGTTTGGGTTATAAGAGATGTCATCTGAGAGGTAAGCGTCAAGTGAGAATTGACATGGGATTCATACTCATGGCCAACAACCTGCTGAAATATAATAAGAGAAAGAGGCAAAATTAAAAAGCTAGAGTTCCGCAATTGGGAATCTCTAGCTTTTTGTTTTCTGAGAATCATCTCGACTCAGACTCTTTTGACTAATGTTACCAAAAAGATAAAGTAACTTTTAACCTTATTTATCGTCGCCACTCAACATGTTTTTAACACCTTCTACAGCACCT encodes:
- a CDS encoding sulfite exporter TauE/SafE family protein, translated to MVEIIYFLIIIIASGLGSISGMGGGIIIKPLMDSFGYHSVSDIAFYSSFSVFIMAIISTIKRFSQSKEIKWRLIFTVSFSSVLGGFLGHLIFQVLLSQLSVRLVSIVQMILLFVMLLVSFVLTDFKKTYQFDKIGFYMICGLLLGLISSFLGIGGGPLNVSLLMVFFSISIKEATMYSLAIIFFSQLSHLATIVVVTGLNQYHLAPVPVIFLASICGGVLGTVVSKVLPENWVRYCFKGMLFCVMGMTLYNLFHIL